One window from the genome of Pyxicephalus adspersus chromosome 6, UCB_Pads_2.0, whole genome shotgun sequence encodes:
- the TMEM116 gene encoding transmembrane protein 116 isoform X2: protein MDYTMVEEYPLLINDTLEEQIHGVYASIKWIQVITATLSILGPGSIIGYAVFQNVVTSSEVRPLFYLSLSDLLLAACWLIGAVLYRRSCQHDVACYNLQAVGQMFYISTFFYTLNYTWQTFSNMKRRLDSDLQKMPDKECHFRRIATVLSSVVPVLFTLPVLVIGNNHRCYENSNHSCLVLNVGSQITDFTKDANVTCTHLHFYSTAVFLATLCLTIIPLLVIAASALIFVQRHLATASFIQDQQWAVIKVMSWSLLLFPIIFLLCCLPGKP, encoded by the exons GTATATGCTTCAATCAAATGGATACAAGTGATTACAGCTACATTAAG tattttaggtCCTGGCTCAATAATTGGGTATGCTGTCTTTCAGAATGTAGTAACATCATCAGAG GTTCGTCCTCTCTTCTACCTCAGTCTTTCTGATTTGCTGCTTGCAGCGTGTTGGCTCATTGGAGCCGTTCTGTATAGGAGATCCTGCCAACACGATGTTGCATGCTATAACCTGCAGGCAGTGGGGCAG atgttctATATTTCCACCTTTTTCTACACATTAAATTACACTTGGCAAACCTTTAGTAACATGAAAAGAAGGTTGGACAGTGACTTACAAAAG ATGCCAGACAAAGAATGTCACTTTAGAAGAATAGCAACAGTTCTTTccag TGTTGTTCCTGTGTTGTTCACTTTGCCTGTCCTGGTTATTGGGAACAATCATCGATGCTATGAGAACAGCAATCATAG CTGCCTGGTGTTGAATGTTGGATCCCAGATTACAGACTTCACCAAAGATGCCAATGTTACCTGTACACACTTGCACTTCTATAGCACAGCTGTCTTCCTGGCTACCTTATGCCTTACAATCATCCCCCTTCTG GTGATTGCAGCTTCTGCACTGATTTTTGTCCAAAGGCATCTTGCAACAGCAAGCTTCATCCAAGACCAACAGTGGGCAGTGATCAAAGTCATGAGCTGGAGCCTTCTGCTGTTCCCCATTATCTTCCTTCTTTGCTGCTTGCCAGGTAAGCCTTAA